Proteins found in one Primulina tabacum isolate GXHZ01 unplaced genomic scaffold, ASM2559414v2 Contig443, whole genome shotgun sequence genomic segment:
- the LOC142534258 gene encoding uncharacterized protein LOC142534258 gives MRKKLDTRFPAARIKKIMQADEDVGKIAMAVPVLVSKALELFLQDLCDRTYDITVQRGAKTVSALHLKHCVHSYNVFDFLKDVVSKVPDYGHSDNAAEMPKRRKVESNDSDEEPKRGSMHETCHPSNSGRGRGRGRGRGRGRPSKATERDTFRHEVESVSTTTPQTIKIILSPRQPVENNSDSKESPNDNTKVVETVHSESNKNFDLNAGVDDFSEKLASAAAATVSGPGPSDGNNEEYPGLSETDRMAIDPVHLAQHSSRPDEDEEDYDNEG, from the exons ATGAGGAAGAAGCTCGATACTCGGTTCCCCGCT GCTCGGATTAAAAAGATAATGCAAGCTGATGAAGATGTTGGGAAGATTGCCATGGCAGTACCTGTTTTAGTCT CCAAGGCATTGGAATTATTTTTGCAAGATCTTTGTGATCGTACATATGACATAACCGTGCAGAGAGGGGCCAAGACTGTTAGTGCTTTGCATTT AAAACATTGTGTACATAGTTATAACGTGTTCGACTTTCTGAAGGACGTAGTTAGCAAAGTTCCCGACTATGGTCATTCTGATAATGCAGCTGAAATGCCCAAAAGAAG GAAAGTTGAATCTAACGACAGTGATGAAGAGCCTAAAAGAGGTAGCATG CATGAAACCTGCCACCCTAGTAACAGTGGACGTGGAAGAGGAAGGGGCAGAGGAAGAGGACGTGGGCGACCCAGCAAAGCAACAGAGAGAGACACCTTTCGGCATGAGGTTGAATCTGTCTCAACTACTACTCCTCAAACTATCAAAATAATCTTGAGTCCTCGTCAACCGGTTGAAAACAACTCTGATTCAAAGGAATCACCGAATGACAACACCAAAGTTGTCGAAACCGTTCATTCAGAGTCCAATAAGAATTTTGATCTGAATGCTGGAGTAGATGACTTTTCAGAAAAACTGGCTTCTGCTGCTGCAGCAACCGTTTCTGGACCTGGACCTTCAGATGGGAATAATGAAGAGTATCCTGGACTTTCAGAAACGGATAGGATGGCCATTGACCCTGTTCACCTTGCGCAGCATAGTTCGAGGCCGGATGAAGATGAGGAAGATTATGACAATGAAGGTTAG